The following coding sequences lie in one Arachis hypogaea cultivar Tifrunner chromosome 9, arahy.Tifrunner.gnm2.J5K5, whole genome shotgun sequence genomic window:
- the LOC112709594 gene encoding uncharacterized mitochondrial protein AtMg00240-like yields the protein MSLLDDTGFSDFKPASLPLDPNVKLNASNGEVLEDTWQYRSLIGRLLYLTIFRPNICFAVNKLSQYISALRTTHLDAVHHVLRYLKAAPSQGLLFLSLSSLIIKAYDDANWRSCAETRMSTTGYCVFLDDFLICWKSKNRIQSLEI from the coding sequence atgtccttgTTGGATGACACTGGATTCTCAGATTTCAAACCTGCTTCATTGCCACTTGACCCTAATGTAAAGTTGAATGCCTCTAATGGTGAAGTGCTTGAGGATACATGGCAGTATAGAAGTCTAATTGGTAGGCTGCTTTATCTTACTATTTTTAGACCTAATATATGTTTTGCAGTGAATAAGCTCAGTCAATACATATCTGCTCTAAGAACTACACATTTGGATGCGGTACACCATGTATTGCGCTACTTGAAAGCTGCTCCAAGTCAAGGATTGTTGTTTTTATCATTATCATCTTTGATTATCAAGGCTTATGATGATGCTAATTGGAGAAGTTGTGCTGAAACAAGAATGTCCACAACCGGTTATTGCGTGTTCTTGGATGATTTTTTGATTTGTTGGAAATCCAAGAACAGGATACAGTCTCTAGAGATCTAG